One window from the genome of Poecilia reticulata strain Guanapo linkage group LG9, Guppy_female_1.0+MT, whole genome shotgun sequence encodes:
- the poli gene encoding DNA polymerase iota, translating into MDNSDGEVEEDETEWKTCFVDSAAVCPATSPAAASGPVIESAHRVILHFDLDCFYAQVEMIRNPALRDVPLGVQQKYIIVTCNYVARERGVTKLMSVTDAKEKCPELVLVKGEDLTHYREMSYQVTELLLSFCPLVERLGFDENFVDVTGMVEQRLARISESDSLSFKGNVFNHSSADANASHHPRLAIGSHIAAEMRDAIRSKIGLTGCAGVATNKLLAKLVSGTFKPNQQTVLLQENVDDIMGCLSGLRKVPGVGHQTAKRLQALGLVSVKDLQLCPLGDLARELGGTTAQRLRNLALGIDESAVTPTGAPQSLSDEDSFRKMCSVKEVMAKIQELLGSLVERMHKDGRQPQTFRLTIRRYSATNKWFSRESRQGPIPGGVGQKIVSGNIEDAVSQLVLLAVKLFHKMVDCSTAFHLTLINVCFSNLQSRGPAASGKGAITSFFTHNASPRKTQILSIQNQNNSAQNADSCLLDHQISECSRNVPPKGQMTCNSEQSEENYEASCSTEGINSDKTKPPPHVDPEVFRLLPEEIQKELLSPDYLNSLQSHMSKHEPPENDSSMKADWSRMNHQQPAGMRVITEENAMEQDKLWLPRSSDCNIPGNVDPEVFSELPPDVQKELMSEWKQQNPVLKTPSSRKTGKGSISKGKDRKAEGRSSQSNNLHKYFKPC; encoded by the exons ATGGATAACAGTGACGGTGAGGTGGAGGAAGATGAAACCGAGTGGAAAACTTGTTTCGTGGATTCAGCTGCGGTTTGTCCCGCCacttctccagctgctgcttctg GGCCAGTCATTGAATCGGCACACAGAGTTATTCTGCATTTTGACCTGGACTGCTTTTATGCTCAGGTGGAAATGATCAGAAACCCAGCTCTAAGAGATGTCCCTTTAG GTGTACAGCAGAAATACATCATAGTCACCTGTAACTATGTGGCAAGGGAGCGGGGCGTCACCAAGCTGATGTCTGTTACTGATGCTAAGGAGAAATGTCCTGAACTGGTGCTGGTTAAAGGAGAAGACCTGACACACTACAGAGAAATGTCCTACCAAGTCACAG AGCTCCTGCTGTCTTTCTGTCCGCTGGTAGAGAGGCTTGGATTTGACGAAAACTTTGTGGATGTCACAGGAATGGTTGAACAAAGATTGGCTCGGATATCAGAGTCCGACAGCCTCTCATTTAAAGGAAATGTCTTCAATCATTCCA GTGCTGATGCTAACGCTAGCCACCATCCAAGGCTGGCTATTGGTTCGCACATTGCAGCAGAGATGAGAGACGCGATCCGCAGCAAGATCGGCTTGACTGGTTGTGCTGGCGTCGCCACAAACAAGCTGCTGGCCAAACTGGTTTCAGGCACCTTCAAACCAAACCAGCAAACGGTTTTACTGCAGGAGAACGTTGACGATATTATGGGATGTTTGAGTGGCCTCAGAAAAGTACCAG GCGTGGGCCACCAAACGGCCAAGAGGCTTCAAGCTTTGGGGTTAGTCAGTGTGAAAGACCTGCAGCTCTGCCCTCTGGGTGACCTGGCGAGGGAGTTGGGGGGTACCACCGCTCAGCGCCTGAGGAATCTGGCTCTCGGCATTGATGAATCAGCCGTCACACCCACTGGGGCCCCACAG TCTCTCAGTGATGAAGACTCCTTTAGGAAAATGTGTTCAGTGAAGGAAGTCATGGCAAAGATCCAGGAGCTGCTTGGCAGTCTGGTGGAAAG GATGCACAAAGATGGCCGTCAGCCTCAAACCTTCAGGCTCACAATACGAAGATACTCAGCGACCAACAAGTGGTTCAGCAGGGAGAGCCGCCAGGGCCCAATCCCAGGCGGCGTCGGACAGAAGATCGTCTCTG GGAACATTGAAGACGCCGTGTCACAGCTGGTCCTGTTGGCTGTGAAGCTCTTCCATAAGATGGTGGACTGCAGCACGGCATTTCACCTCACACTCATCAACGTCTGCTTCAGTAACCTGCAGAGCAGAGGGCCGGCTGCGAGCGGAAAGGGTGCCATCACGTCATTCTTCACGCACAACGCATCACCCAGGAAAACCCAGATATTGTCCATACAAAACCAG AATAATTCAGCCCAGAATGCTGACAGTTGCCTTTTGGACCATCAGATCAGTGaatgcagcagaaatgttcCACCAAAAGGTCAAATGACTTGTAACTCTGAACAATCAGAGGAAAACTATGAAGCGTCCTGCAGCACAGAGGGAATAAATTCGGACAAAACCAAACCGCCACCGCACGTTGACCCGGAGGTGTTCAGGCTCCTTCCAGAAGAAATCCAGAAGGAACTTTTATCTCCTGATTATCTGAACTCCCTGCAAAGCCACATGTCGAAACACGAGCCTCCAGAAAACGATTCATCGATGAAAGCAGACTGGTCCAGAATGAATCACCAGCAGCCGGCAGGAATGAGAGTAATTACTGAAGAAAACGCCATGGAGCAGGACAAATTATGGCTCCCCCGGTCATCTGACTGTAACATCCCGGGAAACGTGGACCCTGAGGTGTTTTCTGAACTTCCCCCGGACGTCCAGAAGGAGCTCATGTCTGAATGGAAGCAGCAGAACCCGGTTCTGAAGACTCCGTCAtccaggaaaacaggaaaaggcTCCATCTCCAAAGGCAAAGACAGAAAGGCTGAAGGAAGGAGCAGCCAGTCGAATAATCTGCACAAGTATTTTAAACCCTGTTAG
- the LOC103469909 gene encoding ras-related protein Rab-27B-like, with translation MVDWDYDYLIKLLALGDSGVGKTTFLYRYTDGKFNRKFTTTVGIDFREKRVVYTGTGADGTSERNFRVHLQLWDTAGQERFRSLTTAFFRDAMGFLLMFDLTNQQSFVNVRNWMSQLQANAYCDNPDVVLVGTKADIRDTRNVNAKLAREMADRYGVPYFETSAVSGVNVDAAVLTLLNLVMKRMEQSTYGAPGSEPNGSPTASHEVEEAPVRRWCSC, from the exons ATGGTGGACTGGGACTATGACTATCTGATCAAACTGCTGGCACTCGGCGACTCAGGCGTGGGAAAGACCACCTTCCTCTACAGGTACACGGATGGCAAGTTCAACAGGAAGTTCACGACCACGGTGGGAATTGACTTCAGGGAAAAGAGAGTG GTTTACACGGGAACCGGTGCTGATGGGACGAGTGAGAGGAACTTCAGAGTCCACCTCCAGCTCTGGGACACAGCGGGTCAGGAGAG GTTTCGCAGCCTAACAACGGCTTTCTTCCGAGATGCAATGGGCTTCCTGTTAATGTTCGACTTGACCAATCAGCAAAGTTTTGTTAACGTCAGGAACTGGATGA GTCAGCTTCAGGCCAACGCATACTGCGATAACCCAGATGTGGTGCTGGTGGGCACTAAGGCAGACATCAGAGACACGAGGAACGTGAACGCCAAACTGGCCAGAGAGATGGCTGACAGATACGG CGTCCCCTACTTTGAGACGAGCGCTGTGTCAGGAGTGAATGTGGATGCCGCTGTGCTCACCCTGCTGAACCTAGTGATGAAGAGGATGGAGCAGAGCACGTATGGGGCCCCCGGCTCTGAACCCAACGGCAGCCCTACGGCCAGCCATGAGGTGGAGGAGGCCCCCGTCAGGAGGTGGTGCTCTTGTTAA